In the Hordeum vulgare subsp. vulgare chromosome 7H, MorexV3_pseudomolecules_assembly, whole genome shotgun sequence genome, one interval contains:
- the LOC123411312 gene encoding anthocyanidin 3-O-glucosyltransferase, protein MAPPPPHIAVVAFPFSSHAAVLFSFARALAAAAPAGTSLSFLTTADNAAQLRKAGALPGNLRFVEVPDGVPPGETSWLSPPRRMELFMAAAEAGGVRAGLEAACASAGGARVSCVVGDAFVWMAADAAAADGAPWVAVWTAASCALLAHLRTDALRRDVGDQAASRADELLTAHAGLGGYRVRDLPDGVVSGDFNYVISLLVHRQAQRLPKAATAVALNTFPGLDPPDLTAALAAELPNCQPLGPYHLLPGAEPTADTNEAPADPHGCLAWLDRRPARSVAYVSFGTNATARPDELQELAAGLEASGAPFLWSLREESWPLLPPGFLERAPGLVVPWAPQVGVLRHAAVGAFVTHAGWASVMEGVSSGVPMACRPFFGDQTMNARSVASVWGFGTAFDGPMTRGAVANAVATLLRGEDGERMRAKAQELQAMVGKAFEPDGGCRKNFDEFVEIVCRV, encoded by the exons ATggcgcccccgccgccgcacatCGCCGTGGTGGCCTTCCCCTTCAGCTCCCACGCGGCCGTGCTCTTCTCGTTCGCGcgcgccctcgccgccgccgcgccggccGGGACGAGCCTCTCGTTCCTCACCACCGCCGACAACGCCGCCCAGCTCCGCAAGGCCGGCGCGCTCCCGGGCAACCTGCGCTTCGTCGAGGTCCCGGACGGGGTGCCGCCGGGCGAGACGTCGTGGCTGTCGCCGCCGCGCCGGATGGAGCTCTTCATGGCGGCGGCCGAGGCCGGTGGGGTCAGGGCCGGGCTCGAGGCGGCATGCGCCTCCGCCGGTGGCGCCAGGGTGAGCTGCGTCGTCGGGGACGCGTTCGTCTGGATGGCCGCGGACGCGGCCGCCGCTGACGGGGCGCCGTGGGTGGCCGTCTGGACCGCCGCGTCCTGCgccctcctcgcgcacctccgcaCCGACGCGCTCCGCCGGGACGTCGGCGATCAGG CCGCCAGCCGAGCCGACGAGCTGCTGACCGCGCACGCCGGCCTCGGCGGCTACCGCGTCCGGGACCTCCCCGACGGCGTCGTCTCCGGCGACTTCAACTACGTCATCAGCCTCCTGGTCCACCGCCAGGCGCAGCGCCTTCCTAAAGCGGCCACGGCCGTCGCCCTCAACACCTTCCCGGGCCTCGACCCGCCCGACCTCACCGCCGCCCTCGCCGCCGAGCTCCCGAACTGCCAGCCCCTCGGCCCCTACCACCTCCTCCCGGGCGCAGAGCCCACAGCAGACACCAACGAAGCGCCAGCCGACCCGCACGGCTGCCTCGCCTGGCTCGACCGCCGGCCCGCGCGGTCCGTCGCGTACGTCAGCTTCGGCACGAACGCCACGGCGCGGCCGGACGAGCTGCAGGAGCTCGCGGCCGGGCTGGAGGCGAGCGGCGCGCCGTTCCTGTGGTCGCTGCGCGAGGAGTCGTGGCCGCTGCTCCCGCCGGGGTTCCTGGAGCGCGCGCCGGGCCTCGTGGTGCCGTGGGCGCCGCAGGTGGGCGTGCTGCGGCACGCCGCGGTCGGCGCGTTCGTGACGCACGCCGGGTGGGCGTCGGTGATGGAGGGAGTGTCCAGCGGCGTGCCCATGGCGTGCCGGCCCTTCTTCGGCGACCAGACGATGAACGCGCGGTCGGTGGCCAGCGTGTGGGGCTTCGGCACGGCGTTCGACGGGCCGATGACGCGCGGCGCCGTGGCAAACGCGGTGGCGACGCTGCTGCGCGGGGAGGATGGGGAGCGGATGAGGGCAAAGGCGCAGGAGCTGCAGGCCATGGTGGGCAAGGCGTTCGAGCCCGACGGCGGCTGCAGGAAGAACTTCGACGAGTTTGTCGAGATAGTTTGTCGGGTGTGA